From the genome of Methanofollis sp., one region includes:
- a CDS encoding YeeE/YedE thiosulfate transporter family protein, with amino-acid sequence MVGDAMVDYLTAALWSPYLAGAGVGVMAVLSFLLANRSLGCSTAFAKTSGMVEKAVRGEAVKEHPYYRKFVPTIDGTWMVVPGVVIGAFIAATLSGSFVLSWVPPLWAETFGEGVLVRLVFALIGGFLLGFGSRWAGGCTSGHGISGSIQLSVNSMLAAAFFFIGGIAVAMVIYGVG; translated from the coding sequence ATGGTCGGGGATGCTATGGTCGACTATCTTACGGCAGCCCTGTGGTCCCCGTACCTCGCGGGGGCCGGCGTGGGCGTGATGGCCGTGCTCTCGTTTCTCCTGGCAAACCGGTCTCTCGGGTGTTCGACGGCCTTTGCCAAGACGAGCGGCATGGTGGAGAAGGCGGTGCGCGGCGAGGCGGTGAAGGAGCACCCGTACTACAGGAAGTTTGTCCCGACAATCGACGGCACCTGGATGGTCGTCCCCGGCGTCGTCATCGGGGCGTTCATCGCGGCCACGCTCTCCGGGAGCTTCGTCCTCTCCTGGGTGCCGCCCCTCTGGGCGGAGACCTTCGGCGAGGGCGTCCTCGTCCGCCTGGTCTTCGCCCTCATCGGCGGTTTTCTCCTGGGTTTCGGCTCACGGTGGGCCGGGGGGTGCACGAGCGGCCACGGGATCAGCGGTTCGATCCAGCTCTCGGTGAACAGCATGCTCGCGGCGGCCTTCTTCTTCATCGGCGGCATCGCGGTGGCGATGGTCATCTACGGGGTCGGGTGA
- a CDS encoding methyltransferase domain-containing protein yields the protein MNSGLQKSVRHHAPFAQRYYDLWMNAYVMPVLYKTTFHRHKEMMKEMLSGFQNIHALDIACGNDLCEKVLDRTNTCTGLKISSERLKEAGTLLNAENIPFDPVRGDFMHFPFRDETFRHVICSLGLHFVPDIREAIGEAGRVMRPRAVFVCC from the coding sequence ATGAACTCGGGGTTACAAAAATCCGTCCGGCACCATGCCCCCTTTGCACAGCGCTATTATGACCTGTGGATGAACGCGTATGTGATGCCGGTGCTGTACAAGACCACATTTCATCGCCATAAAGAGATGATGAAGGAGATGCTTTCAGGTTTTCAGAATATTCATGCCCTCGACATCGCCTGCGGGAACGATCTCTGCGAAAAAGTCCTCGACAGGACCAATACCTGTACGGGCCTCAAAATCTCGTCGGAGAGGTTGAAAGAAGCAGGCACTCTCCTCAATGCAGAAAATATCCCCTTCGATCCGGTCAGGGGGGACTTCATGCACTTCCCTTTCAGAGACGAAACATTTCGCCATGTCATATGCTCGCTCGGGCTGCATTTTGTGCCTGACATCAGAGAGGCGATAGGGGAGGCCGGCCGGGTCATGAGACCTAGGGCGGTGTTTGTGTGCTGTTAG
- a CDS encoding YeeE/YedE thiosulfate transporter family protein produces the protein MLKDLHANTKAQLLIGLLIGIGFGFFLQKGGVTSYDVIMGQLLLRDFTVVKLMLSAVIVGMIGFYLLKGREMVRIHCKNVTLGTVGIGGLIFGAGFAVLGWCPGTVAGAVGAGALDALFGGMVGMVVGAGVFARLYPRLVGGILGRGEYEILTVPEYLHVNPWVVVVPFVLVMIGILWGLEVLGL, from the coding sequence ATGCTCAAAGACCTGCACGCGAACACGAAGGCCCAGCTTCTGATCGGCCTTCTCATCGGTATCGGTTTCGGCTTTTTCCTCCAGAAGGGAGGTGTCACCAGTTATGACGTCATCATGGGCCAGCTCCTCCTCCGGGACTTCACGGTGGTGAAGTTGATGCTCTCCGCGGTGATCGTCGGGATGATCGGTTTCTATCTCCTCAAGGGGAGGGAGATGGTGCGTATCCACTGCAAGAACGTGACCCTGGGGACGGTGGGGATAGGCGGCCTCATCTTCGGCGCCGGTTTTGCCGTCCTCGGCTGGTGTCCGGGGACGGTTGCGGGTGCGGTCGGGGCGGGCGCTCTCGACGCCCTCTTCGGCGGCATGGTCGGGATGGTCGTCGGCGCCGGGGTCTTCGCCCGCCTGTACCCCCGCCTGGTCGGCGGGATCCTGGGGAGGGGCGAGTACGAGATCCTGACGGTCCCCGAGTACCTCCATGTGAACCCCTGGGTGGTGGTCGTCCCCTTCGTGCTGGTGATGATCGGGATCCTCTGGGGGCTCGAGGTCCTCGGGCTGTGA
- a CDS encoding toll/interleukin-1 receptor domain-containing protein, producing the protein MDKINGYEYDFAISYAGEDLNIAKRIKQSITEISGDYSIFLASDEQSTLVGKDGEKFFQDLFQNSKQVIVLFSENYKRKEWPRFEFDIIRKRDENNRFIPVKLDNVNILGLPSTVFFIPFSNNYDSIADIAVQKLIAFEKDNHVPRETEFQKKRRALKNSRGSIDKAYQLILDNRERTPLESIDYPEGDFQKSYSIIDLNDVSYSKISRIRARINLPANLSEEAVKCNLKHCNADIFNKHKPEAVSILAYSDRASNFLGFDDKFNVASCEFALYGDWARAEEGFAYNMPANKFEYKIQLEMSYFDEHLKIMSGSEIAENLIMEILDENIIEIIRNSQGTNTSEILKKNEKIKPDIIRKRLRALKKENRIKRVGTKYNWHWEMVEK; encoded by the coding sequence GGAGAGGATCTCAACATTGCCAAAAGAATTAAACAGTCCATAACAGAGATATCTGGAGATTATAGTATTTTTCTTGCATCAGACGAGCAAAGTACCCTCGTGGGTAAAGATGGAGAAAAATTTTTTCAAGACTTGTTTCAAAATTCCAAACAAGTTATTGTTCTTTTCTCAGAAAATTATAAAAGAAAAGAATGGCCTCGTTTTGAATTTGACATTATCCGGAAAAGAGATGAAAATAATAGATTTATACCGGTTAAATTAGACAATGTCAATATCCTTGGCCTTCCGTCCACTGTATTCTTTATTCCTTTCTCCAATAATTATGATTCCATTGCTGATATAGCAGTTCAAAAACTGATAGCATTTGAAAAAGATAACCATGTCCCAAGAGAGACTGAATTCCAAAAAAAGAGACGAGCACTAAAGAACTCAAGAGGTTCGATTGATAAAGCATATCAGTTAATCCTTGATAATCGTGAGAGAACTCCTCTTGAAAGTATTGATTATCCCGAAGGAGATTTTCAGAAATCTTATTCAATCATTGACTTAAATGATGTATCCTATTCAAAGATATCGAGGATAAGAGCAAGGATAAATTTACCTGCCAACTTGAGTGAAGAAGCCGTAAAATGTAATTTAAAACATTGCAATGCAGATATCTTTAATAAACACAAACCAGAAGCGGTATCAATACTCGCATATTCTGATCGTGCTTCAAATTTTTTGGGATTCGATGATAAATTCAACGTTGCGTCATGTGAATTTGCTCTGTATGGTGACTGGGCTAGGGCAGAAGAAGGCTTCGCATATAATATGCCCGCAAATAAATTTGAATACAAAATACAATTAGAAATGAGTTATTTTGATGAACATTTAAAAATAATGTCTGGTTCGGAGATCGCTGAAAACCTTATTATGGAAATTTTAGATGAGAATATAATCGAGATAATTCGAAATTCTCAAGGTACGAATACTTCAGAGATTTTGAAAAAAAATGAAAAAATTAAACCAGATATAATTAGAAAAAGATTAAGGGCACTAAAAAAGGAAAATCGGATTAAAAGGGTTGGTACTAAATATAACTGGCATTGGGAGATGGTTGAAAAGTAG